The Coffea arabica cultivar ET-39 chromosome 1e, Coffea Arabica ET-39 HiFi, whole genome shotgun sequence genome has a window encoding:
- the LOC113713536 gene encoding nuclear transport factor 2 isoform X2 yields MAAAAAVAAQQPVSAQVVGNAFVQQYYHILHHSPELVYRFYQDMSKLGRPGDDGSMSITTTMQAINEKILSLNYEEFRAEIRSVDAQESFNGGVQVLVTGYLTGNDNMIRNFSQSFFLAPQDRGYFVLNDIFRYVENGNQQDTNQGVANEVVAPVTPEQNPPPPAVQENHVSEQSTSSAEEISGGEVYNPPENGEIPNAEEEVPVAEVLDEVQDEMQIVVESNTKIEEVPKKSYASIVMDLKESAVAFSSPTPAPRKSVPKSQEQVIPPPEPESDGLVPRPDAVDNGNNQDGEADGYSIYIKGLPMNATVTLLENEFKKFGPIRNGGIQVRSNRGFCFGFVEFEVPSAVQKAIEASPIAIGGRQAIVEEKRSTNSRGNNRGRYQSGRVSGFRNEGVRGRGNYGGGRGYSRGDFGGRIEFNNRGGNRGVVSNRGGDGYQRSDSNGGRMNRTGGGMANGTTKNMTPRVSATA; encoded by the exons atggcagcagcagcagcagtagcGGCACAGCAACCAGTTTCTGCACAAGTT GTTGGGAATGCCTTTGTGCAACAGTACTATCATATACTGCACCACTCGCCGGAGCTTGTTTACAGGTTTTATCAGGATATGAGTAAGCTTGGGCGGCCTGGAGATGATGGCAGCATGAGCATCACCACAACTATGCAA GCAATCAATGAGAAAATATTGTCACTTAACTATGAGGAGTTCAGAGCGGAGATCAGGTCTGTAGATGCTCAAGAGTCTTTTAACGGGGGAGTGCAGGTTCTTGTTACTGGATATCTGACTGGGAACGACAACATGATCCGGAATTTCTCCCAGAGTTTTTTCCTTGCACCCCAAGATAGGGGCTACTTTGTTTTGAATGACATTTTTCGCTACGTAGAAAATGGGAATCAACAGGACACAAACCAGGGGGTGGCAAATGAAGTGGTTGCTCCTGTGACTCCAGAACAAA ACCCTCCGCCTCCGGCTGTGCAGGAGAATCATGTTTCTGAGCAAAGCACTTCTTCAGCTGAGGAAATTAGTGGGGGTGAAGTGTACAACCCTCCTGAAAATGGAGAAATCCCAAATGCTGAGGAGGAAGTCCCAGTAGCTGAGGTTCTTGACGAAGTCCAAGATGAAATGCAGATTGTGGTTGAATCTAACACCAAAATTGAAGAAGTGCCTAAGAAATCATATGCTTCCATC GTGATGGACCTGAAGGAAAGTGCAGTGGCTTTTTCATCTCCTACGCCTGCTCCTAGGAAATCTGTACCAAAGAGCCAAGAGCAGGTGATCCCTCCCCCAGAACCGGAATCTGATGGACTGGTTCCTCGTCCTGATGCAGTTGATAATGGGAATAACCAAGATGGAGAAG CGGATGGCTATTCAATATACATAAAGGGTTTGCCAATGAATGCTACTGTAACATTGCTTGAGAATGAGTTCAAGAAGTTTGGCCCCATAAGGAATGGAGGCATTCAAGTCAGAAGCAACAGA GGTTTCTGTTTTGGTTTTGTGGAATTTGAGGTACCAAGTGCAGTTCAAAAAGCAATTGAG GCTTCTCCGATTGCAATTGGTGGACGCCAGGCCATTGTTGAAGAAAAGAGGTCTACAAATTCTCGAG GAAATAATAGGGGAAGGTATCAATCTGGAAGAGTTTCAGGGTTCAGAAATGAGGGAGTGAGAGGCCGTGGAAACTATGGAGGTGGCAGGGGCTACAGTCGAGGTGATTTTGGTGGTAGGATTGAATTCAACAACAGAGGTGGCAATCGAGGAGTAGTATCAAACCGCGGAGGTGATGGATACCAAAGGTCTGACAGCAATGGCGGCCGCATGAACCGCACTGGTGGTGGAATGGCAAACGGAACAACTAAGAATATGACACCTCGAGTGTCTGCTACTGCTTGA
- the LOC113713550 gene encoding galacturonosyltransferase 8: MAIGRFRALLRDRAPAPRLSTSNSSSFKLFATLLLALALFLFSTLSLLHSSSSHSSDLDQGSFGLAGGGRSRRSVLALKSDPLKPRLDQIRKQADDHRSLVLAYASYARKLKLENSKLVRVFADLSRNYTDLISKPFYRSLFGMDADSIDESVLRQFEKELKERIKMTRQVISEAKESFDNQLKIQKLKDNIFAVNEQLTKVRKQAAFSSLIAAKSIPKSLHCVAMRLMEERVAHPEKYTDEGKPMPPEFEDPKLYHYAIFSDNVIAASVVVNSAVNNSKEPWKHVFHVVTDKMNLGAMQVMFKIKDYNGAHIEVKAVEDYKFLNSSYVPVLRQLESANLQKFYFENKLENATKDTTNMKFRNPKYLSILNHLRFYLPEMYPKLHRILFLDDDIVVQKDLTGLWKIDMDGKVNGAVETCFGSFHRYKQYMNFSHPLINAKFNPNACAWAYGMNFFDLDAWRREKCTEEYHYWQNLNENRTLWKLGTLPPGLITYYSTTKPLDKSWHVLGLGYNPFIDKAEITNAAVVHFNGNLKPWLDIGMLQYRPLWTKYVDYENEHIQACNFGL, from the exons ATGGCGATTGGAAGGTTTCGGGCCTTACTCCGAGATCGGGCTCCCGCCCCTCGCCTATCTACCTCCAACTCCTCGTCTTTCAAGCTCTTCGCCACTCTCCTCCTCGCCCTcgcccttttccttttctccacCCTCTCTCTCCTCCACTCCTCTTCCTCCCATTCCTCCGATCTCGACCAG GGCTCTTTTGGTTTGGCCGGTGGAGGACGGTCTAGGAGGTCTGTACTGGCGCTGAAATCCGATCCCCTGAAGCCTAGACTCGATCAGATTCGAAAGCAAGCCGATGATCACCGATCTTTGGTTCTCGCTTATGCTTCCTATGCTAGGAAGCTCAAGCTTGAGAACTCTAAGCTTGTTAGGGTTTTTGCGGATCTTTCCCGGAACTACACTGATCTAATATCCAAACCTTTCTATCGCAGTCTGTTTGGCATGGATGCTGACTCAATTGATGAATCAGTGCTCAGACAGTTCGAGAAGGAGTTGAAGGAGAGGATTAAAATGACGCGGCAAGTTATCTCAGAGGCCAAAGAGAGTTTtgataatcaactcaaaattcaGAAGCTGAAAGATAACATTTTTGCTGTGAATGAGCAGTTAACCAAGGTGAGGAAGCAGGCTGCTTTCTCAAGCTTGATTGCTGCAAAGTCGATCCCCAAGAGTTTGCACTGCGTGGCTATGAGGCTGATGGAAGAGCGAGTTGCGCACCCGGAGAAATATACTGATGAGGGGAAGCCTATGCCACCAGAGTTTGAGGATCCAAAACTGTATCACTATGCCATCTTCTCTGATAATGTGATTGCTGCCTCCGTAGTCGTAAATTCTGCTGTCAACAACTCAAAAGAGCCATGGAAGCATGTGTTTCATGTGGTGACTGATAAGATGAATCTGGGGGCTATGCAAGTCATGTTCAAGATCAAGGATTACAACGGGGCGCACATTGAAGTGAAGGCTGTCGAAGATTACAAATTTTTGAACTCTTCTTATGTCCCAGTTCTTAGACAGCTCGAATCTGCAAATCTCCAGAAGTTTTACTTTGAAAATAAGCTGGAGAATGCAACAAAAGATACGACAAACATGAAATTCAGGAATCCCAAGTATCTTTCCATTTTGAATCATCTGAGGTTCTACTTACCAGAAATGTACCCGAAATTGCACAGGATCTTGTTCTTGGATGATGATATTGTGGTGCAAAAGGATTTGACTGGGCTTTGGAAGATTGATATGGATGGGAAGGTGAATGGTGCCGTAGAGACATGCTTTGGGTCATTTCACCGGTATAAACAATACATGAATTTTTCTCATCCTTTAATTAACGCTAAATTCAATCCCAATGCATGTGCTTGGGCTTATGGGATGAATTTCTTCGACTTGGACGCATGGAGGAGGGAGAAATGTACTGAAGAATACCACTATTGGCAGAATCTG AATGAAAATCGCACACTCTGGAAATTGGGAACATTGCCTCCAGGTCTCATCACATACTACTCAACAACGAAACCACTAGACAAGTCTTGGCATGTTTTGGGCCTTGGTTATAATCCATTCATCGACAAGGCTGAGATTACCAATGCTGCAGTTGTGCACTTCAACGGGAATCTGAAACCGTGGCTTGATATTGGCATGCTTCAGTATAGGCCCCTTTGGACAAAGTATGTTGACTATGAAAATGAGCATATCCAAGCCTGCAATTTTGGTCTATAG
- the LOC113713536 gene encoding nuclear transport factor 2 isoform X1 encodes MAAAAAVAAQQPVSAQVVGNAFVQQYYHILHHSPELVYRFYQDMSKLGRPGDDGSMSITTTMQAINEKILSLNYEEFRAEIRSVDAQESFNGGVQVLVTGYLTGNDNMIRNFSQSFFLAPQDRGYFVLNDIFRYVENGNQQDTNQGVANEVVAPVTPEQNPPPPAVQENHVSEQSTSSAEEISGGEVYNPPENGEIPNAEEEVPVAEVLDEVQDEMQIVVESNTKIEEVPKKSYASIVMDLKESAVAFSSPTPAPRKSVPKSQEQVIPPPEPESDGLVPRPDAVDNGNNQDGEADGYSIYIKGLPMNATVTLLENEFKKFGPIRNGGIQVRSNRQQGFCFGFVEFEVPSAVQKAIEASPIAIGGRQAIVEEKRSTNSRGNNRGRYQSGRVSGFRNEGVRGRGNYGGGRGYSRGDFGGRIEFNNRGGNRGVVSNRGGDGYQRSDSNGGRMNRTGGGMANGTTKNMTPRVSATA; translated from the exons atggcagcagcagcagcagtagcGGCACAGCAACCAGTTTCTGCACAAGTT GTTGGGAATGCCTTTGTGCAACAGTACTATCATATACTGCACCACTCGCCGGAGCTTGTTTACAGGTTTTATCAGGATATGAGTAAGCTTGGGCGGCCTGGAGATGATGGCAGCATGAGCATCACCACAACTATGCAA GCAATCAATGAGAAAATATTGTCACTTAACTATGAGGAGTTCAGAGCGGAGATCAGGTCTGTAGATGCTCAAGAGTCTTTTAACGGGGGAGTGCAGGTTCTTGTTACTGGATATCTGACTGGGAACGACAACATGATCCGGAATTTCTCCCAGAGTTTTTTCCTTGCACCCCAAGATAGGGGCTACTTTGTTTTGAATGACATTTTTCGCTACGTAGAAAATGGGAATCAACAGGACACAAACCAGGGGGTGGCAAATGAAGTGGTTGCTCCTGTGACTCCAGAACAAA ACCCTCCGCCTCCGGCTGTGCAGGAGAATCATGTTTCTGAGCAAAGCACTTCTTCAGCTGAGGAAATTAGTGGGGGTGAAGTGTACAACCCTCCTGAAAATGGAGAAATCCCAAATGCTGAGGAGGAAGTCCCAGTAGCTGAGGTTCTTGACGAAGTCCAAGATGAAATGCAGATTGTGGTTGAATCTAACACCAAAATTGAAGAAGTGCCTAAGAAATCATATGCTTCCATC GTGATGGACCTGAAGGAAAGTGCAGTGGCTTTTTCATCTCCTACGCCTGCTCCTAGGAAATCTGTACCAAAGAGCCAAGAGCAGGTGATCCCTCCCCCAGAACCGGAATCTGATGGACTGGTTCCTCGTCCTGATGCAGTTGATAATGGGAATAACCAAGATGGAGAAG CGGATGGCTATTCAATATACATAAAGGGTTTGCCAATGAATGCTACTGTAACATTGCTTGAGAATGAGTTCAAGAAGTTTGGCCCCATAAGGAATGGAGGCATTCAAGTCAGAAGCAACAGA CAACAGGGTTTCTGTTTTGGTTTTGTGGAATTTGAGGTACCAAGTGCAGTTCAAAAAGCAATTGAG GCTTCTCCGATTGCAATTGGTGGACGCCAGGCCATTGTTGAAGAAAAGAGGTCTACAAATTCTCGAG GAAATAATAGGGGAAGGTATCAATCTGGAAGAGTTTCAGGGTTCAGAAATGAGGGAGTGAGAGGCCGTGGAAACTATGGAGGTGGCAGGGGCTACAGTCGAGGTGATTTTGGTGGTAGGATTGAATTCAACAACAGAGGTGGCAATCGAGGAGTAGTATCAAACCGCGGAGGTGATGGATACCAAAGGTCTGACAGCAATGGCGGCCGCATGAACCGCACTGGTGGTGGAATGGCAAACGGAACAACTAAGAATATGACACCTCGAGTGTCTGCTACTGCTTGA